A part of Clostridium novyi genomic DNA contains:
- a CDS encoding exodeoxyribonuclease VII small subunit, protein MARKKETYESLMSKLQEVVNEMESEEISLENSMKNYEEGIKICNKLYKMLNEAEAKIKMLSGNQEKEFAGNDD, encoded by the coding sequence ATGGCAAGAAAAAAAGAAACTTATGAAAGCTTAATGAGTAAGTTGCAAGAAGTTGTTAATGAAATGGAAAGTGAAGAAATATCTTTAGAAAATTCTATGAAGAATTATGAAGAGGGTATAAAAATTTGCAATAAACTCTATAAAATGCTTAATGAAGCAGAAGCGAAAATAAAAATGTTAAGTGGTAACCAAGAAAAAGAATTTGCTGGGAATGATGATTA
- the xseA gene encoding exodeoxyribonuclease VII large subunit codes for MHIKTLSVSELNIYIKRIIDNDFILKNTKIKGEISNFKFHNSGHVYFSLKDKQSKINCVMFRSYTENLNFIPQNGDNVIIKGRVSVYQKDGLYQFYCEEIEKEGIGDLFIAFEKLKKKLYEEGLFDEEHKKRIPLYSKKIGVITSATGAAIKDIINVSKRRNKGIEILIYPSLVQGENASENLMQGIKYLDSRDDVDLIIIARGGGSIEELWAFNNEALAYEIYKCSTPIISGVGHETDFTICDFVSDMRAPTPSAAAELAVCSLEEINGNIENYKEKLYNLIKHIINLKLKQLNSCENAIKLNNPLNTIVNEYIKIDNIKNKLYHEIQSKIEYDKIKLSKVNSLLNAHNPLNILSKGFSIIQDEMNNIISNKDNIKKDDSIKITFKDGETKVKIKEVYKS; via the coding sequence ATGCATATAAAGACTTTAAGTGTTTCTGAGTTAAATATTTATATAAAAAGGATAATAGATAATGATTTTATATTAAAAAACACTAAAATTAAAGGTGAAATATCTAACTTTAAGTTTCATAATAGTGGACATGTGTATTTTTCATTAAAAGATAAGCAAAGTAAAATAAATTGCGTTATGTTTAGATCATATACTGAAAATTTAAACTTTATTCCTCAAAATGGAGATAATGTAATTATTAAAGGAAGGGTTTCAGTATATCAAAAAGATGGATTATATCAATTTTATTGTGAAGAAATAGAGAAGGAAGGTATAGGAGATTTATTTATAGCTTTTGAAAAATTAAAAAAAAAGTTATATGAAGAAGGATTATTTGACGAAGAACATAAAAAGAGAATTCCTTTATATTCCAAAAAGATAGGAGTTATAACTTCAGCTACTGGAGCTGCTATTAAAGATATAATAAATGTTTCTAAAAGAAGAAATAAAGGTATTGAAATTTTAATTTATCCATCATTAGTGCAAGGAGAAAATGCTAGTGAAAATTTAATGCAAGGTATAAAGTATTTAGACTCTAGAGATGATGTAGATTTAATAATAATAGCAAGAGGTGGAGGCTCTATAGAAGAACTATGGGCCTTTAACAATGAGGCATTAGCCTATGAAATATATAAATGCAGTACACCAATTATAAGTGGAGTAGGTCATGAAACTGATTTTACTATTTGTGATTTTGTAAGTGATATGAGAGCACCTACTCCATCAGCTGCTGCTGAATTAGCAGTTTGCAGTTTGGAAGAGATAAATGGAAATATTGAAAATTATAAGGAAAAATTATATAATTTAATAAAACACATAATAAACTTAAAATTAAAACAATTAAATTCTTGTGAAAATGCTATAAAATTAAATAATCCACTAAATACTATAGTAAATGAATACATAAAAATAGATAATATAAAAAATAAACTTTACCATGAAATACAGTCTAAAATAGAATACGATAAAATAAAACTTTCAAAAGTAAATTCTTTACTTAATGCGCATAATCCATTAAATATTTTAAGTAAGGGATTTTCTATTATTCAAGATGAAATGAATAATATAATTTCCAATAAAGATAATATAAAAAAGGATGATTCCATAAAAATTACATTTAAAGATGGAGAAACTAAGGTGAAAATAAAAGAAGTTTATAAATCTTAG
- a CDS encoding bifunctional methylenetetrahydrofolate dehydrogenase/methenyltetrahydrofolate cyclohydrolase, which translates to MGTKIDGKKLAEGIKEELKRYIEMKNSKTQIPICMANILVGNDGGSKYYVNNQNKLCNKLGVKVKSIYLDDTVKEEELLHIINELNKDKEVHGIIIQLPLPEHLDEAKITSSIDVNKDIDGLSSISVGKLYKGENCFVPCTPRGIIEIIKSCNVKIEGSNAVVIGRSNIVGRPVAQLLLKENATVTICHSKTENLKEICSKADILVAAVGKPKFITKEYVKEGAVVIDVGTSSVEGKLVGDVCFDEVIEKAGFVTPVPGGVGAMTTTMLIKNLCEGLK; encoded by the coding sequence ATGGGGACAAAAATAGATGGTAAAAAACTCGCTGAAGGTATTAAAGAAGAATTAAAAAGATACATAGAGATGAAGAATAGTAAAACTCAAATTCCAATATGTATGGCGAATATACTTGTTGGAAATGATGGTGGATCTAAATATTACGTGAATAATCAAAACAAGTTATGTAATAAACTAGGTGTAAAAGTAAAAAGTATATATTTAGATGATACAGTAAAGGAAGAGGAACTATTACATATTATTAATGAATTAAATAAGGATAAAGAAGTTCATGGAATAATAATTCAGTTACCACTTCCAGAACATTTAGATGAAGCTAAGATAACTTCATCAATAGATGTTAATAAAGATATTGATGGTCTTAGTAGCATAAGTGTTGGTAAGTTGTATAAAGGTGAGAACTGTTTTGTACCATGTACACCAAGAGGAATAATTGAAATAATTAAAAGTTGTAATGTAAAAATAGAAGGAAGCAATGCAGTTGTAATTGGTAGAAGTAATATCGTTGGAAGGCCTGTTGCACAATTATTATTAAAAGAAAATGCAACTGTTACAATATGTCATTCTAAAACTGAAAATTTAAAAGAGATATGTTCTAAAGCAGATATATTAGTAGCTGCAGTTGGAAAACCAAAGTTTATTACGAAAGAATATGTTAAAGAAGGGGCAGTAGTCATTGATGTTGGTACTTCATCAGTAGAAGGAAAACTTGTAGGTGATGTATGTTTTGATGAAGTTATAGAAAAAGCAGGTTTTGTAACTCCAGTACCAGGTGGAGTAGGAGCTATGACTACTACTATGCTTATAAAAAATCTTTGTGAAGGATTGAAATAA
- the nusB gene encoding transcription antitermination factor NusB: MNRRKSREIAMKLLFEMSINKEELKEIIHNFKENTDTSLKDVDFEYINKIIQGVQDNIETIDSKIEENLTKWKLNRLSKIDLTILRISTYEIIFVEDIPEKVAVNEGIELAKKYSAENSPAFINGVLGNMMKIQK, translated from the coding sequence ATGAACAGAAGAAAATCAAGAGAGATAGCTATGAAATTATTATTTGAAATGAGTATTAACAAAGAGGAACTTAAGGAAATCATACATAACTTTAAGGAAAATACAGACACAAGTCTTAAAGATGTTGACTTTGAATATATCAATAAGATAATTCAAGGAGTACAAGATAATATAGAAACTATAGACAGTAAAATAGAAGAAAATCTAACAAAATGGAAATTAAATAGATTATCAAAAATAGATCTTACAATATTAAGAATTTCTACTTATGAAATTATATTTGTAGAAGATATTCCAGAAAAGGTTGCTGTTAATGAAGGAATTGAACTTGCAAAGAAATATTCTGCAGAAAATTCACCAGCTTTTATAAATGGTGTTCTTGGAAATATGATGAAGATTCAAAAATAA
- a CDS encoding Asp23/Gls24 family envelope stress response protein — MDENLNVEQETDIEMGIVKISDEVVEVIAGLAASEIDGIEGMSTTLVGGITQILSGKKNLSKGIKVNVEENSATIDLYVVVKYGIKIVDVAKAVQENVKKSVELMTGLNLTAINVYVQNVVLPKEEEKIKEKQE; from the coding sequence ATGGACGAAAACTTAAATGTGGAACAAGAAACAGATATTGAAATGGGAATTGTTAAAATATCTGATGAAGTAGTAGAAGTTATCGCAGGACTTGCTGCTTCAGAAATAGATGGTATAGAAGGAATGAGTACCACATTAGTTGGAGGAATAACTCAGATACTAAGCGGAAAAAAGAACTTGTCAAAGGGAATCAAAGTTAATGTAGAAGAAAATAGTGCTACTATAGATTTATATGTTGTAGTTAAATATGGTATTAAAATTGTTGATGTAGCAAAGGCAGTACAAGAAAATGTTAAAAAATCCGTAGAGTTGATGACAGGATTAAATTTAACGGCTATTAATGTGTATGTACAAAATGTTGTGCTTCCTAAAGAGGAAGAGAAGATTAAAGAAAAACAAGAGTAA
- a CDS encoding SpoIIIAH-like family protein, translating to MNKKQGVIIVTLLALIICAGILATRLNSNLDYVAENDIKNGKTTISFNDSTKKNSKNNYFEESQMIRDNSNAKALQDLKGLIDDEHTSKQQRAALSKKYSDLALADTKQHQIESVLKSKGYENVLCYIQDNKVTIVLKSSKKLSERETKQIQDIVIDVTKIKDVDIQLKE from the coding sequence ATGAATAAAAAACAGGGAGTTATTATAGTTACTTTGTTAGCACTTATAATTTGTGCAGGAATATTAGCTACAAGGTTAAATTCTAATTTAGATTATGTTGCAGAAAATGATATTAAAAATGGAAAGACTACAATATCTTTTAATGATTCAACTAAAAAGAACAGTAAAAACAATTATTTTGAAGAGTCTCAAATGATAAGGGATAATAGTAATGCAAAAGCCCTTCAAGATTTAAAAGGGCTAATTGATGACGAACATACATCTAAACAGCAAAGGGCAGCACTTTCTAAAAAATATAGTGATTTAGCATTAGCAGATACAAAACAACATCAAATAGAATCAGTTTTAAAGAGTAAAGGATACGAAAATGTTCTATGTTATATTCAAGATAATAAAGTAACAATAGTTTTAAAGTCCTCTAAAAAATTAAGTGAAAGAGAGACAAAACAAATTCAAGACATTGTTATAGACGTTACTAAAATAAAGGATGTAGATATACAATTAAAAGAATAA
- the spoIIIAG gene encoding stage III sporulation protein AG, which produces MKKLFDKDEFKKKIKDKNGKNYVPKLIILILIGILITLSSNVLKDSNSTKVDASIVNDNKNIQQNKNGDVKNKKDSKISDQEKDIEEKLKDTLENIDGVGKVKVMVYFKGGEEEIPAINVNDSTSLTEEKDTNGGTRKVTQKNDGKTIVMMNTEKGTEPFVVKKNKPQVSGVCVVAEGADDNLIRLKIHKAVVNLFDLNEKDVNVYSMKK; this is translated from the coding sequence ATGAAAAAATTGTTCGATAAAGATGAATTTAAGAAAAAAATTAAAGATAAAAATGGAAAGAATTATGTTCCTAAACTGATAATTTTAATATTAATAGGTATATTAATAACTTTATCAAGTAATGTATTAAAAGATTCTAATAGTACAAAAGTAGATGCTAGCATTGTTAATGATAATAAAAATATTCAACAAAATAAGAATGGAGATGTAAAAAATAAAAAGGATAGTAAGATATCTGATCAGGAAAAAGATATAGAAGAGAAATTAAAAGATACACTTGAAAATATTGATGGAGTTGGAAAAGTAAAGGTTATGGTGTATTTTAAAGGAGGTGAAGAGGAAATACCAGCAATAAATGTTAATGACTCTACTAGTCTGACAGAGGAAAAAGATACAAATGGAGGTACTAGAAAAGTAACTCAAAAAAATGATGGCAAAACTATAGTTATGATGAACACAGAAAAAGGTACAGAGCCTTTTGTTGTTAAGAAAAATAAACCACAAGTAAGTGGAGTATGTGTAGTTGCAGAAGGAGCAGATGATAATTTAATAAGATTAAAAATTCATAAGGCTGTAGTTAATTTATTTGATTTAAATGAAAAGGATGTAAATGTATATTCAATGAAAAAATAA
- the spoIIIAF gene encoding stage III sporulation protein AF, which produces MIQNIRQWVISIATAIFFITAVEMILPNNSIKKYAKFVLGLILITVVINPIIKIFNNNFNVDSYINSATKYIDIKEHKNNYEKYKKGSIDNTVGVFANNLENLCSKKLKEKYPKDDYTVNSIVSYDDKKERFNISEIRVGVTEKSVQRVKKILIDSTKEVSNEKIIDKFKSKEIINFLSNTIDISKDKIKVYKK; this is translated from the coding sequence ATGATACAAAATATTAGGCAATGGGTTATAAGTATTGCTACTGCAATATTTTTTATAACAGCAGTAGAGATGATACTTCCTAATAATTCAATAAAAAAGTATGCTAAATTTGTCTTAGGATTAATATTAATAACTGTGGTTATTAATCCAATAATAAAAATATTTAATAATAATTTTAATGTAGATAGTTATATTAATTCGGCAACTAAATATATTGATATAAAGGAACATAAAAATAATTATGAAAAGTATAAAAAAGGTTCTATAGATAATACTGTAGGAGTTTTTGCAAATAATCTTGAAAATTTGTGTTCTAAAAAATTAAAAGAAAAATATCCTAAGGATGATTATACTGTAAATTCTATTGTATCTTATGATGATAAAAAAGAAAGATTTAATATAAGTGAAATTAGGGTTGGGGTAACAGAAAAAAGTGTACAAAGGGTAAAAAAAATACTAATAGATAGTACTAAAGAAGTAAGTAATGAAAAGATTATAGATAAGTTTAAATCTAAAGAGATTATTAATTTTTTAAGCAATACAATAGATATATCTAAAGATAAGATAAAGGTATATAAAAAATAA
- the spoIIIAE gene encoding stage III sporulation protein AE: MKKILFAIIMFLMIPINVQAQTVTNKRTPDLSQEQSMQVETLYDYMSNIKTKYEMLNDVDIKTYVKDYMKNGKGDVSKSKFIKALAMYSFREVIACGKLMAMIVVICIICALINNLENAFSNGNLSNIAYFACYALLIIIITKTFYIGITTAKDILKQMTDFMAALMPVLLMLLASVGGFTQAATMDPIIIGVTNISARLFMDLIIPIISISFVIQFCNNISDDHKIDKLSKLLNKSVLWIQGIVMTIFIGIITIRGMTTSTLDAVTEKTAKFAIDNFIPVVGKSLSDAISTVAGYSLLLKNALSSIGLIILITIIIFPIIKLFSMGFIYKLTGALIEPISNGKLVKCIESAGDSIILITSCVISVSVMFFIIICIVASAGKSIIGM, encoded by the coding sequence ATGAAAAAAATATTATTTGCAATTATCATGTTTTTGATGATTCCTATTAATGTACAAGCACAAACAGTAACAAATAAGAGAACACCAGATTTAAGTCAGGAACAAAGTATGCAAGTAGAAACTTTATATGATTATATGAGTAATATAAAAACAAAATATGAGATGCTAAATGATGTTGATATAAAAACATATGTTAAGGATTATATGAAAAATGGAAAAGGGGATGTTTCAAAAAGTAAGTTTATAAAAGCTTTGGCAATGTACTCTTTTAGAGAAGTTATAGCTTGTGGAAAACTTATGGCTATGATAGTTGTTATATGTATAATATGTGCTCTTATTAATAATTTAGAAAATGCATTTAGTAATGGGAACTTATCTAATATTGCATATTTTGCTTGTTATGCATTGTTAATAATAATAATTACTAAAACTTTTTATATAGGAATAACCACGGCAAAAGATATTTTGAAACAAATGACTGATTTTATGGCTGCATTAATGCCTGTTTTATTAATGCTTTTAGCATCAGTTGGAGGATTTACACAGGCGGCAACTATGGATCCAATAATAATAGGAGTTACTAATATAAGTGCTAGATTATTTATGGATTTAATAATACCTATAATATCAATATCATTTGTTATACAATTTTGTAATAACATAAGTGATGATCATAAAATTGATAAATTATCAAAATTGTTAAATAAATCAGTGCTGTGGATACAAGGAATAGTAATGACCATTTTTATAGGAATTATAACAATACGTGGAATGACAACAAGTACACTTGATGCAGTAACAGAGAAAACAGCTAAATTTGCTATTGATAATTTTATACCTGTAGTTGGAAAAAGTTTATCTGATGCCATATCTACTGTAGCTGGTTATTCTCTTTTACTTAAAAATGCTTTAAGTAGTATAGGATTAATTATATTAATAACAATCATAATATTTCCAATAATCAAACTATTTTCTATGGGATTTATATATAAGTTAACAGGAGCTTTAATAGAACCAATTAGTAATGGAAAGTTAGTTAAGTGTATAGAATCAGCAGGTGATTCTATAATACTTATAACTTCATGTGTAATTAGTGTTTCCGTTATGTTCTTTATCATCATATGTATAGTTGCATCTGCAGGTAAAAGTATTATAGGAATGTAG
- the spoIIIAD gene encoding stage III sporulation protein AD, translated as MEIVKIVTFAFITLFIVLMFKNRSDEFVIHISIAAGIIIFLFMIDKITAVMQLLQQLALKANIDFVYLNVVFKILGIAYLASFCSEICKDAGQGSIASKVEFAGKILILVLAIPILMAVLQGIVRII; from the coding sequence ATGGAGATAGTAAAAATAGTTACATTTGCCTTTATTACACTATTTATAGTTCTTATGTTTAAGAATAGAAGCGATGAATTTGTAATACATATTAGTATAGCTGCAGGAATAATAATATTTCTATTTATGATAGATAAAATTACAGCTGTTATGCAATTACTTCAACAGTTAGCGCTTAAAGCAAATATAGATTTTGTTTATCTAAATGTAGTTTTTAAAATACTTGGTATTGCATATTTAGCTTCATTTTGTAGTGAAATATGCAAAGATGCTGGACAAGGAAGTATAGCTTCCAAAGTAGAGTTTGCTGGAAAAATATTAATATTGGTTTTAGCAATTCCTATATTAATGGCTGTATTACAAGGAATTGTTAGAATTATATAA
- the spoIIIAC gene encoding stage III sporulation protein AC: MLDVSLIFKIAAVSILIIILDKILESTGKKDYAVIANLAGIIIVLMMVINLINKLFSTVKTMFQF; the protein is encoded by the coding sequence TTGTTAGATGTGAGCTTGATTTTTAAAATAGCAGCTGTAAGTATACTTATAATTATTCTTGATAAAATATTAGAAAGTACAGGAAAGAAAGATTATGCGGTAATAGCAAATTTAGCTGGAATAATTATTGTTTTAATGATGGTAATAAATTTAATAAATAAATTATTCAGTACTGTAAAAACAATGTTTCAATTTTAG
- the spoIIIAB gene encoding stage III sporulation protein SpoIIIAB: MYLKMLGCALVLISSSLLGFIYGQNLKKRFFQLKEIEQAVYQLKNEMLYSHNSLPDIFNNVSEKCDKPICDIFKEISKLLYDQEVESVYEAFKKSLTNNSLKLNLKKYDIDIILNLSKSLGESDIDGQQSMLTLTLRNINSQLDSAEKVMQKNIKMYRYLGFSLGAILVIMML; the protein is encoded by the coding sequence ATGTATTTAAAAATGCTAGGATGTGCTTTGGTTTTAATATCATCATCTCTTTTAGGGTTTATATATGGACAAAATCTAAAAAAAAGATTTTTTCAATTAAAAGAAATTGAACAAGCTGTATATCAATTAAAAAATGAAATGTTATATTCTCATAATTCATTACCTGATATTTTTAATAATGTTAGTGAAAAATGTGATAAACCTATATGCGATATTTTTAAAGAAATTTCAAAGCTTTTATATGATCAAGAAGTGGAAAGTGTATATGAAGCCTTTAAAAAGTCATTAACTAATAATAGTTTAAAATTAAATCTTAAAAAATATGATATAGATATAATATTAAATTTATCAAAGTCTTTAGGAGAATCTGATATAGATGGACAACAAAGTATGTTAACTCTTACATTGCGTAATATAAATAGTCAACTTGATAGTGCAGAGAAAGTAATGCAAAAAAATATAAAAATGTATAGATACTTGGGATTTTCCCTTGGAGCTATATTAGTAATTATGATGTTATAG
- the spoIIIAA gene encoding stage III sporulation protein AA, whose amino-acid sequence MSTKDVLYILPKELRAKLESIKNIDKFQEIRIKINKKLILYVGNTEIILDYLVKKEDIKIILQRISNYSIYAFEEELKQGYITIKGGHRVGICGSCVIENEKVKTIKNIASLNIRICREVIGCSNNIMPYILNDDRVLNTIIISPPKCGKTTLLRDISRNLSDAKKKICIVDERSEIGACFEGVPQMNIGLRTDVFDNCVKSQGIIMAIRSMAPEVIICDEIGTYKDMESIIMAMNSGVNLITTIHGFGIEDLYRRPVFKEILENKVFQRAVVLSSINGVGTVEYIYDFNKKDKLWGE is encoded by the coding sequence ATGAGTACAAAAGATGTACTTTACATTTTGCCTAAAGAGCTACGAGCTAAGTTAGAAAGTATTAAAAACATAGATAAATTTCAAGAAATAAGAATAAAAATCAATAAGAAATTAATTTTATATGTAGGGAATACAGAAATTATTTTAGATTATTTAGTAAAGAAAGAAGATATAAAAATAATATTACAAAGAATAAGTAATTACTCTATATATGCTTTTGAAGAAGAGCTGAAACAAGGATATATTACTATAAAAGGTGGACATAGAGTAGGAATTTGTGGTTCATGTGTAATAGAAAATGAAAAAGTTAAAACTATAAAAAATATAGCTTCATTAAATATAAGAATTTGTAGGGAAGTTATAGGATGCTCAAATAATATAATGCCATATATATTAAATGATGATAGGGTATTAAATACTATTATTATATCTCCACCTAAATGCGGAAAAACAACGTTATTAAGGGATATAAGTAGAAATTTATCTGATGCTAAGAAAAAAATATGTATAGTTGATGAAAGAAGTGAAATAGGAGCTTGTTTTGAAGGAGTACCACAAATGAACATAGGCCTTAGAACAGATGTATTTGATAATTGCGTTAAAAGTCAGGGAATAATAATGGCAATAAGAAGTATGGCTCCTGAAGTTATAATTTGTGATGAAATAGGAACCTATAAAGATATGGAAAGTATAATAATGGCTATGAATTCTGGTGTTAATTTAATTACAACTATTCATGGGTTTGGAATAGAGGATTTATATAGAAGACCAGTTTTTAAGGAGATTTTAGAAAATAAGGTTTTTCAAAGAGCTGTGGTATTAAGTTCTATAAATGGAGTTGGAACAGTAGAATATATATATGATTTTAATAAAAAGGATAAACTCTGGGGGGAATAA
- a CDS encoding CD1247 N-terminal domain-containing protein, with product MNPLMSKVLSLKENIDKLNLEEDTKNKILFHVSDILCDMTQKIQDIEERLLEMDEYVTVLDENLGNVEEEVYGFEDEEEEFHSEDYIDIVCDNCHEVLAIEKEFINNEDKMICPNCQNTINLK from the coding sequence ATGAATCCTCTTATGTCAAAGGTACTTTCTTTAAAAGAAAATATAGATAAACTAAATTTAGAGGAAGATACAAAAAATAAAATATTGTTTCATGTTAGCGATATTTTATGTGATATGACGCAAAAGATCCAAGATATTGAAGAAAGATTATTAGAAATGGATGAATATGTTACAGTACTTGATGAAAATCTAGGAAATGTAGAAGAGGAAGTTTATGGATTTGAGGATGAAGAAGAAGAATTTCATAGTGAGGATTATATTGACATAGTTTGTGATAACTGTCATGAAGTTTTAGCTATTGAAAAAGAATTTATAAATAATGAAGATAAGATGATTTGTCCAAATTGTCAAAACACCATAAATTTAAAATAA
- the efp gene encoding elongation factor P — protein MISAGDIRKGTTFELDGQVFTVIEFLHVKPGKGAAFVRTKLRNVISGGVTETTFNPTAKLQEAVIERKEMQYLYSDGELYYFMDQETFEQIPLNFEQVENAIKYLKENMYAIIKFYKGSAFSVEAPNFVELQIIECEPGIKGNTATNAMKPAKLETGAVVGVPLFVNEGETIRVDTRTGEYMERV, from the coding sequence ATGATTTCAGCTGGAGATATAAGAAAAGGTACTACTTTTGAACTAGATGGACAAGTGTTTACTGTAATTGAATTTTTACATGTTAAACCAGGTAAAGGAGCTGCTTTTGTAAGAACAAAACTTAGAAATGTAATCAGTGGAGGGGTAACTGAAACTACATTTAACCCAACAGCTAAACTTCAAGAAGCTGTTATTGAAAGAAAAGAAATGCAATATTTATATAGTGATGGAGAACTATACTATTTCATGGATCAAGAAACATTTGAACAAATTCCTTTAAACTTTGAACAAGTAGAAAATGCAATCAAATATTTAAAGGAAAATATGTATGCAATTATAAAATTCTATAAGGGAAGTGCATTCTCAGTTGAAGCACCTAATTTTGTAGAATTACAAATTATAGAATGTGAACCAGGAATCAAAGGAAATACAGCAACTAATGCAATGAAACCTGCTAAATTAGAAACAGGAGCTGTTGTTGGAGTTCCACTATTCGTTAATGAAGGTGAAACAATAAGAGTAGATACTAGAACTGGCGAATACATGGAAAGAGTATAA
- a CDS encoding type II secretion system protein produces the protein MKKGYSLIEVLFSICILSIIFAVEINMLLKENFRYKRNVIEDREECYCTSALEFIENEINDAENKRIIIDENSIILQKLNGDINKIDSILRGNGEGKVRIIYDKAENHKTVYNIIVEGIKKFTILKRKNVIFISIESLKGRNFEKCIGLRKESQVL, from the coding sequence ATGAAGAAGGGATATTCTTTAATAGAAGTTTTATTTTCAATATGCATTTTAAGTATTATTTTTGCAGTAGAAATTAATATGTTATTAAAAGAAAATTTTAGATATAAAAGAAATGTAATAGAAGATAGAGAAGAATGTTATTGCACTAGTGCTTTAGAATTTATTGAAAATGAAATTAATGATGCTGAAAATAAACGTATTATAATAGATGAAAATTCAATAATCTTACAGAAATTAAATGGAGATATAAATAAAATAGATTCAATATTAAGGGGCAATGGAGAAGGTAAGGTTAGAATAATATATGATAAAGCTGAAAATCATAAGACTGTTTATAATATTATAGTAGAAGGTATAAAAAAGTTTACAATATTGAAAAGAAAAAATGTTATTTTTATAAGTATTGAATCTTTGAAAGGAAGAAACTTTGAAAAATGCATTGGATTAAGAAAAGAAAGTCAGGTTTTATAA
- a CDS encoding type II secretion system protein, with translation MSKLSKKRGLTLIEVICALAILCTVSAYICNVKIKAIWLKNYNENIRTYTELSEILKNNLKYNYTYDEIKELFASECDKGNKLYINKEKLNSNDLKIYEMKDIVSNINNGRFPYAEIFIENKEKDVVKVVINLKLKNGKKINNINSYFYKGDY, from the coding sequence ATGTCAAAGTTAAGTAAAAAAAGAGGATTAACATTAATAGAAGTTATATGTGCATTAGCTATTCTATGTACAGTTAGTGCTTATATATGTAATGTTAAAATAAAAGCTATATGGTTAAAAAATTATAATGAAAATATAAGAACATATACAGAATTGTCAGAAATTTTAAAAAATAATTTAAAGTACAACTATACTTATGATGAAATAAAAGAATTATTTGCAAGTGAATGTGATAAAGGTAACAAACTTTATATTAATAAAGAAAAATTAAATAGTAATGATTTAAAGATTTATGAAATGAAAGATATAGTTTCAAATATTAATAATGGAAGATTCCCATATGCTGAAATTTTTATAGAGAATAAGGAAAAAGATGTTGTGAAAGTAGTAATAAATTTAAAGTTAAAGAATGGGAAAAAGATAAATAATATAAATTCTTATTTTTATAAAGGAGATTACTAA